Proteins encoded together in one Miscanthus floridulus cultivar M001 chromosome 16, ASM1932011v1, whole genome shotgun sequence window:
- the LOC136511235 gene encoding salt tolerance receptor-like cytoplasmic kinase 1: MATALVEKKRSSSPIVQEGALVLEYLAGGTLADVLHGSATGTAPLLWAQRMHILHDVACALEHLHDGGGGTSTAVVHGDVSASNVLLDGATGGGARLCDLGSACEGFLATVVPARAAVAVGSPGYADPFFLRTGIVSNKSDVYGFGVLRPSRAC, translated from the exons ATGGCGACGGCCCTTGTG gagaaaaaaagaaGTTCATCTCCAATAGTTCAAGAGGGCGCGCTGGTGCTGGAGTACCTCGCCGGCGGCACGCTAGCGGACGTGCTCCACGGCTCGGCGACGGGCACCGCCCCGCTGTTGTGGGCGCAGCGCATGCACATCCTCCACGACGTGGCGTGCGCGTTGGAGCACTtgcacgacggcggcggcggcacctcCACCGCCGTGGTGCACGGCGACGTGTCGGCGTCCAACGTGCTCCTCGACGGCGCCACCGGTGGCGGCGCACGGCTCTGCGACCTGGGCTCCGCCTGCGAGGGCTTCTTGGCGACGGTGGTGCCGGCGCGCGCCGCCGTGGCCGTGGGGTCGCCGGGCTACGCCGACCCTTTCTTCCTCCGCACGGGCATCGTGTCCAACAAGTCCGACGTCTACGGCTTCGGCGTGCTCAGGCCGTCACGGGCCTGCTAG
- the LOC136511632 gene encoding CDP-diacylglycerol--serine O-phosphatidyltransferase 2 isoform X1: MEAKQRPRHGEERRPPATDSSGGGEEYDPWTAWLYKPHTISVLLVGACLLIWASGALDPEGAAAHSSVTSIKRGVWAMIAVFLAYCTLQAPSTILIRPHPAVWRLVHGLAVVYLVALTFLLFQNRDDARQFMKHLHPALGVGKISALNSFTRNVIFFLKKMVVVINFYFSIAELPERSYGADCRLYVPENPKNKFINIYETLFDEFVVAHILGWWGKAVMIRNQLLLWVLSIGFELMELTFRHMLPNFNECWWDSIILDILICNWFGIWAGMHTVRYFDGKTYEWVGLSRQRSIMGKVKRSLSQFTPAQWDKDQWHPFMGPLRFIQVLFLCVVFMTVELNTFFLKFCLWIPPRNPLVVYRLILWWLIAIPTIREYNSYLQDSKPVKKVGAFCWLSLAICIVELLICMKFGHGLFHDPMPTWLIIFWSSVGIALVIFLLSWSWSSHQRFRRKQL, translated from the exons ATGGAGGCGAAGCAGCGGCCGCGGCACGGCGAGGAGAGGAGGCCGCCGGCGACGGacagctccggcggcggcgaggagtaCGACCCATGGACGGCGTGGCTCTACAAGCCGCACACCATCTCGGTGCTCCTCGTCGGCGCCTGCCTTCTCAT CTGGGCAAGTGGAGCACTTGATCCTGAAGGTGCTGCTGCTCACAGTAGCGTGACTTCAATCAAGAG GGGTGTCTGGGCTATGATTGCAGTCTTCCTTGCCTACTGCACGCTTCAGGCACCTTCAAC GATACTTATTAGGCCCCATCCTGCTGTCTGGCGCCTGGTACATGGACTGGCTGTCGTTTACCTCGTTGCTCTTACCTTCCTTCTTTTCCAG AATCGTGACGATGCTCGCCAGTTCATGAAACACCTTCACCCTGCTCTTGGAGTTGGTAAAATTTCTGCGTTAAATAGTTTCACAAGAAatgtaatattttttttaaaaaaaatggtgGTGGTAATAAACTTTTATTTTTCCATTGCAGAATTGCCGGAGAGATCTTATGGAGCTGATTGCCGTTTGTATGTTCCAGAAAACCCTAAAAACAAGTTCATAAATATTTAT GAGACGTTGTTTGATGAATTTGTTGTTGCCCATATCCTTGGGTGGTGGGGCAAAGCTGTAATGATACGAAATCAACTTCTCCTTTGGGTCTTGTCGATTGGCTTTGAGCTAATGGAG CTAACGTTCAGACATATGTTGCCAAACTTTAATGAGTGCTGGTGGGATAGCATTATCTTGGATATCTTGATCTGCAATTGGTTTG GTATTTGGGCAGGAATGCACACAGTCCGTTACTTTGATGGCAAAACGTATGAATGGGTTGGATTGAGCCGCCAACGAAGCATCATGGGTAAG GTGAAAAGATCGTTGAGCCAGTTCACTCCTGCTCAATGGGATAAGGATCAGTGGCATCCTTTCATGGGGCCACTGCGGTTCATCCAAGTGCTGTTCCTCTGCGTTGTCTTCATGACCGTGGAGCTTAACACATTCTTCCTTAAGTTTTGCCTTTGGATCCCTCCAAGGAATCCCTTGGTCGTGTACAGATTGATCCTCTGGTGGCTGATTGCCATCCCTACCATCCGCGAGTACAACTCCTACTTACAAGACAG CAAACCGGTGAAGAAGGTTGGAGCCTTTTGTTGGCTCTCTCTGGCTATATGCATAGTGGAGCTGCTTATCTGCATGAAGTTTGGGCATG ggctgtttcatgacccaatgcCTACCTGGCTGATCATCTTTTGGAGCTCGGTTGGGATTGCACTTGTGATTTTCTTGCTTTCATGGTCATGGAGTAGTCACCAAAGATTCAGGAGAAAGCAGCTGTGA
- the LOC136513371 gene encoding LOW QUALITY PROTEIN: uncharacterized protein (The sequence of the model RefSeq protein was modified relative to this genomic sequence to represent the inferred CDS: deleted 1 base in 1 codon), translated as MSKKGGRAKKAAGGGELSSFLESHLQTISDTFQMMAESAPGSLERTEWYEVVKLGDQVSRQATVAGMLWSGDLPDVETLKENIVAYFNILQGFLLVCHGSMVGAGPTLHKSICGSAKNVVDSSFSLFKHAVSAYDSRSPDRNTTIPQVTGTVWEACAALKKVPTSNCIAIGRAMTKIGVYLKDVLREMNELPIGDSGHSTDEKSSNAVVDTASCSDRDEISDLDLDDDGDDDFTEEEVAVAKLVITVTSDSLVVVKEAIRFITGLLKSSGNKDVANEDKVEPMEKLLSHCKEIADQVNDLGASVYPPQDSSEMKLAIKRLYNGINGMRKEIGNLGGSPESTFAALEGFEKCLGSLQAKLADDVVNEMENLNISH; from the exons ATGTCGAAGAAAGGAGGACGAGCGAAGaaagcggcgggcggcggcgagctGTCCAGCTTCCTGGAGTCGCATCTCCAGACCATCAGCGACACCTTCCAG ATGATGGCGGAGTCGGCTCCGGGGAGCTTGGAGCGGACGGAGTGGTATGAGGTCGTTAAGCTCGGCGACCAAGTCTCCAGGCAGGCTACCGTCG CTGGAATGCTCTGGAGCGGTGACTTGCCTGATGTAGAGACCCTCAAGGAGAACATCGTTGCTTATTTCAACATCCTACAGGGATTTCTTTTGGTTTGCCATGGAAGCATGGTTGGTGCTGGGCCTACTCTTCACAAATCCATCTGTGGTTCTGCAAAGAACGTGGTTGACTCCAGTTTCTCGTTGTTCAAGCATGCTGTTTCTGCTTATG ACTCTCGCAGCCCTGACCGCAACACAACTATACCCCAGGTTACAGGAACTGTATGGGAAGCTTGTGCTGCTCTCAAGAAGGTGCCTACATCAAACTGTATTGCCATAGGACGAGCTATGACCAAGATAGGCGTGTATCTGAAAGATGTTCTCCGGGAAATGAATGAGCTCCCTATTGGTGATTCTGGTCATAGTACTGATGAGAAGTCTTCCAATGCTGTTGTTGACACT GCAAGTTGTTCTGATAGAGATGAGATATCTGATCTGGATctagatgatgatggtgatgatgatttcactgaagaagaggttgctgttgCCAAGTTAGTTATTACTGTGACATCTGATTCCCTGGTTGTAGTGAAAGAGGCAATTCGTTTCATTACTGGTTTGCTCAAGAGCTCTGGTAACAAAGATGTTGCTAATGAGGACAAAGTTGAGCCAATGGAAAAATTGTTGAGCCATTGCAAGGAGATTGCCGACCAGGTCAATGATCTTGGGGCTTCTGTATACCCACCACAAGACTCATCTGAGATGAAGCTCGCTATAAAAAGACTGTACAATGGCATCAACGGGATGCGCAAGGAAATAGGGAACCTTGGCGGCTCACCTGAgagcacctttgcagcccttgaAGGATTTGAAAAGTGCCTTGGATCTCTACAGGCCAAGTTAGCTGATGATGTGGTGAACGAGATGGAAAATCTTAATATTAGCCATTAG
- the LOC136511632 gene encoding CDP-diacylglycerol--serine O-phosphatidyltransferase 2 isoform X2, with protein sequence MEAKQRPRHGEERRPPATDSSGGGEEYDPWTAWLYKPHTISVLLVGACLLIWASGALDPEGAAAHSSVTSIKRGVWAMIAVFLAYCTLQAPSTILIRPHPAVWRLVHGLAVVYLVALTFLLFQNRDDARQFMKHLHPALGVELPERSYGADCRLYVPENPKNKFINIYETLFDEFVVAHILGWWGKAVMIRNQLLLWVLSIGFELMELTFRHMLPNFNECWWDSIILDILICNWFGIWAGMHTVRYFDGKTYEWVGLSRQRSIMGKVKRSLSQFTPAQWDKDQWHPFMGPLRFIQVLFLCVVFMTVELNTFFLKFCLWIPPRNPLVVYRLILWWLIAIPTIREYNSYLQDSKPVKKVGAFCWLSLAICIVELLICMKFGHGLFHDPMPTWLIIFWSSVGIALVIFLLSWSWSSHQRFRRKQL encoded by the exons ATGGAGGCGAAGCAGCGGCCGCGGCACGGCGAGGAGAGGAGGCCGCCGGCGACGGacagctccggcggcggcgaggagtaCGACCCATGGACGGCGTGGCTCTACAAGCCGCACACCATCTCGGTGCTCCTCGTCGGCGCCTGCCTTCTCAT CTGGGCAAGTGGAGCACTTGATCCTGAAGGTGCTGCTGCTCACAGTAGCGTGACTTCAATCAAGAG GGGTGTCTGGGCTATGATTGCAGTCTTCCTTGCCTACTGCACGCTTCAGGCACCTTCAAC GATACTTATTAGGCCCCATCCTGCTGTCTGGCGCCTGGTACATGGACTGGCTGTCGTTTACCTCGTTGCTCTTACCTTCCTTCTTTTCCAG AATCGTGACGATGCTCGCCAGTTCATGAAACACCTTCACCCTGCTCTTGGAGTTG AATTGCCGGAGAGATCTTATGGAGCTGATTGCCGTTTGTATGTTCCAGAAAACCCTAAAAACAAGTTCATAAATATTTAT GAGACGTTGTTTGATGAATTTGTTGTTGCCCATATCCTTGGGTGGTGGGGCAAAGCTGTAATGATACGAAATCAACTTCTCCTTTGGGTCTTGTCGATTGGCTTTGAGCTAATGGAG CTAACGTTCAGACATATGTTGCCAAACTTTAATGAGTGCTGGTGGGATAGCATTATCTTGGATATCTTGATCTGCAATTGGTTTG GTATTTGGGCAGGAATGCACACAGTCCGTTACTTTGATGGCAAAACGTATGAATGGGTTGGATTGAGCCGCCAACGAAGCATCATGGGTAAG GTGAAAAGATCGTTGAGCCAGTTCACTCCTGCTCAATGGGATAAGGATCAGTGGCATCCTTTCATGGGGCCACTGCGGTTCATCCAAGTGCTGTTCCTCTGCGTTGTCTTCATGACCGTGGAGCTTAACACATTCTTCCTTAAGTTTTGCCTTTGGATCCCTCCAAGGAATCCCTTGGTCGTGTACAGATTGATCCTCTGGTGGCTGATTGCCATCCCTACCATCCGCGAGTACAACTCCTACTTACAAGACAG CAAACCGGTGAAGAAGGTTGGAGCCTTTTGTTGGCTCTCTCTGGCTATATGCATAGTGGAGCTGCTTATCTGCATGAAGTTTGGGCATG ggctgtttcatgacccaatgcCTACCTGGCTGATCATCTTTTGGAGCTCGGTTGGGATTGCACTTGTGATTTTCTTGCTTTCATGGTCATGGAGTAGTCACCAAAGATTCAGGAGAAAGCAGCTGTGA